Within Chromatiales bacterium, the genomic segment TATACCACCTATTTTAACTATGCTCATTCTTGAATTTGTTCGGGCTTTTTTTGATTTCAAAAAACGCAGAAAAGCACCTCTGACGATAGCCAAAAAAATGGAATATACCATATATAAAGGTAGTTGCGGGTAATACTTTTTATATCTTATCAGTTTAGATATATTGCACGCATAATTAGATATACTGCACGCATAAATGCTAAAAATATTTCTTATTGATCTCTTTCCTGCCTTACTTCTAAAACCCCGCGTATATTCTTTAAATATAGCATTAATAACACCGGATAAATGACCGAACATTATGATATCGCGCAGAAATACTTGGGACTCAGCCAATATCTGCGGAAAAGTGGGTAATAGCCGGGCATCATCCTCTAATACGCAAACTCGGGAAATGTTGTTTTTTATCATTAAATCATAGGCCTTAATGTGACTCAGGCTACAAGCAACAAGACCTAAATCAGATTTATGATACTTTTTGAAAAAATAATCTAGCTGTTGCTCATCTATGTCTAGTTGGTCTGCTATCGCCTCACGATATGCTTGAGAGTGCAAATCAAATTTATCTATTCCATCTATGAATTGATGCTGTAGGTTAAAAGCATCAAGTTGTCTTGATATGGAAAGCCGTCTTTCCGGTGTCCGTTTTAAGCTAATAATATAGATAGGTGGATAAGACATTTCTTAGTTATAAACATATTTGGCACTAGAAAGTTTTAGTCACAGAATTTGATAAGTGAGGATATGTAAGTAATTGTATAATCTCTTTCATCATAAAACCTAACTAAGGAGATTACTTATGAATCAAATACTACATACTCTCACCAATCTATTATACATGCCATTACAAGATGTGGCTGTACGATGCCATATCTTTTGGGTGATATGATTGGGGAACACCGTTTCACCCAGACGAGCAAAAGTGGCAGCGTTTTTACTATTCGCTCGTCATAAGCTATGCTCTTTTATGGCTTCTTCTAATGCAGATTTATATGACGGCCAGTATTGTTCGAAAAATTCGTATCTATCCGCATATTTGCCGAATTTCTCATCTAATATTAATTTGGCATTAGGATATTTAGTATACATTTCACAAGAGGAAGCCCTCAGTTTAGGTCGTAAATCGCCTCCTACATTATGGGCTTCGAATGTACTCAGGAGCCCTGGGGTGTTTATTTTCTTACTCAGTGATTCAATATCTTCATTTATATGTTCATACCTGATTAAGAAATCTGTCAGCATTTTGCCATTTTTATCGTGCAATTCTAATATATAATCAAGTACTGTTTGATGCTTGGTAACAAATTTTTTGAAATTTTCAATTGGTTTATTTTTTTGATGTATTATTTCAAACTCTGAGTATTTAAAATAATAGTACGCTGATATATAAGTATCGTAAGGACAACGTATAGTTGCTACTTTTAGATAATTTCTCCAGACTGTGGAAGGTAACCTTCGTTTTATTTCCCGAGCGCTTGTATGAGCCGAAAACTCTGTTATTGGATGGTTTAAGTCTAAAAGACGATGTATAACTTTTGGTATAAAATAATAAAGCCTTAGTTTTAAGTAGGAGTCTAAATAAGGGTTGTCTGAATAAGAATAATTTTGTGCACCGCAAAACCCTAAAGATTTTCGTCTGTGTTCCTGATCATTTATTGGTGTGATAATATCTTTCGGACCACAGTATTTTGAGAGTGCTACTTCAAACGATGTCCCTGCTATCTTCATCAATTTTATATAAATGAATTTTAGTTTATGTGAAATAATCATCTGTTATTGTGACCTTTCTTTTTTTCAGGTTCATGGCATGGATGAGATTTCATTTTAAACCATGTTCTCCACAGATGCTACGAGCTGTACGATACCCAAGAGAGGTATCATGTACTGTTAAGGTTTGATGTTGCTTTCGTTTTAGATTATCATATGCGCTTTAATCCGAATGACAATCAATCCGATTACAATGAAAATAGCAATTCTGAAAGAAATTCAAGATGGTGAAAGTCGCGTTGCGGCATCACCAGATAGTATCAATCACTTTATCAAGTTAGGTTATGAAGTCGTCGTTGAGAAAGGAGCGGGTGTTGCCGCCGATTTTAGCGATGCTGCCTATAGAGAAGCCGGTGCCGAAATCAGCGACGATAGTAAATCACTATGGCAACACAGCGATATAATATTAAAAGTTAAAGGACCTACACAACAAGAAGCCGAATTACTGACTGAGCATAGCATACTAATATGCTTTATCTGGCCGGCACAAAACAAAGAGCTGGTTGACAAACTTAAGCACAAAGGTAGTACGGTATTGGCGATGGATCAAGTGCCGCGTATTACCCGTGCGCAAAAGCTCGATGCGCTGAGTTCAATGGCAAACATTGCTGGTTATCGCGCAGTCGTTGAAGCATCCAATCATTTCACCCGTTTCTTCGGTGGGCAGAGTACTGCTGCCGGTCGTGCAGCACCGGCTAAGGTGCTGGTCATTGGTGCCGGAGTAGCCGGACTAGCAGCCATTGGTGCCGCGCGATCAATGGGCGCTATCGTGCGCGCGTTTGACACGCGCCCTGAAGTTGCGCAACAGATCGAGAGCATGGGAGCAGAGTTTTTGACCATCGACATGGAAGAGCTTGGTAGCGGTAGTGGTGGCTATGCCAAGCAAATGAGCGACGCATTCCTAGAAGCTGAGCGCGCATTGTTTTTAGAGCAAGCCAAGGAAGTAGACATTATTATCAGCACTGCTTTGATCCCTGGCAAACCGGCACCGCGCTTAATTAGCGTTGATGCCGTCAAAGCACTAAAGGCTGGTAGCGTAGTTGTTGACCTTGCTGCTGAACAGGGAGGCAATTGTGAGTTAACCGAAATGGATAAGGCGGTAGTCAAACAGGGAGTTACGATAATTGGCTATAGCAACCTGCCGAGTCGGATGGCATCTCAATCAAGTCGTTTCTATGCCGCCAATTTGCAACATTTATTAACCGATATGACCCCTGAGAAAGACGGTAACTTAGCGATTAATTTGGACGATCAAGTCGTGCGCGGCATGATAATCACGCATAAAAAAGAGGTGTTGTGGCCACCACCGGCGAGTGCTCAGCCACCACCCAAACCACAAGTGAAACAAGCGGAAGCGGTTGTTGAACAAACCGTCGCTGAGCCACCGCGCAAACGGCTATTTAAGACACTGCTATTCAGTGCCATTGGTTTAGGTTCTCTATTGGCTCTAGGCCAAGTGGCACCAGCGTCATTTATGACGCATTTCACGGTGTTTGTACTGGCTTGCTTTGTCGGTTGGCAGGTGATATGGAATGTCACTCCAGCACTACACACACCGCTGATGAGTGTTACCAATGCAATCAGCGGCATCATTATCATTGGTGCTTTGGTACAAACCGTTAGTAGTACTTCAGTTGTTCTGTGGTTAGCGATTATTGCTGTATTGGTCGCTATGATTAATGTCGCTGGTGGCTTTTTGGTTACCTATCGTATGTTGAATATGTTTCGTAAGAGTTAAGAGGTTTTATCGGATGATTAGTCAAGGTTTAATCACTATGTCATACGTCATTGCTGGCGTATTTTTTATACTCAGTTTAGGCGGCTTGAGCCACCAAGAAACCGCTCGCCGCGGCAACTTATTCGGCATCGCCGGCATGATTATTGCACTGGCGATGACACTGGCTGCTCTGCAAATCATTCGCGTTGAATATCTATTGCCGGCAATGCTGATTGGTGCGGCTATAGGCGCCTTTGCTGCTAGCCGTGTGGAAATGGTACAAATGCCACAATTGGTTGCTTTGCTACATAGCTTTGTGGGTGTCGCTGCTGTATTGGTCGGTTTTGCCAACCATTTAGATCCGAATATTCAATATACTGGCGTTGAGCATACGATACATGCGGTAGAGATTTACTTGGGAATTTTTATCGGTGCAATTACATTTACCGGTTCTGTGGTAGCTTTCGGGAAATTACAAGGTGTTTTTTCAAGCAAACCACTGATGCTGCCGGCGCGACATCTTATCAATCTACTGATTGTTATCGTCACGGTTATCTTGGGTTATTTGTTCTTGACCGCGTCAGCCGATACCGCCTGGTTTAGTTTGTTGATAATGACCGCACTTGCTTTATTGCTGGGTGTTTTTTTAGTGGCAGCAATCGGCGGTGCTGATATGCCGATAGTGGTGTCCATGTTAAATAGCTATTCAGGCTGGGCAGCTGCGGTGACCGGCTTTATGCTGAACAACGACCTGCTGATTATTACCGGAGCACTGGTGGGTTCGAGCGGTGCGATTTTAAGTTATATTATGTGCCGTGCGATGAACCGCAGTTTTATCAGTGTGATACTCGGTGGTTTTGGCACCGACGCTGGTAGCGGTGCCGATGTCGAAGGTGATATTAAGGAGATCCACGCCGATGAGACTGCTCGCATACTCAAAGAGGCATCGTCGGTGGTGATTGTGCCAGGCTACGGTATGGCAGTAGCGCGGGCACAAAATGCTATCAGTGAACTCGTCAAACTATTACGAGAGCAAAAAATCAATGTTCGCTTTGCAATACATCCAGTCGCTGGTCGTCTGCCAGGACACATGAATATCTTACTTGCTGAGGCCGATGTGCCTTATGACATTGTCATGGAGATGGATGAAATAAACCCTGACTTGCCTGATACTGATGTGGTGATGGTCGTCGGTGCAAACGATATAGTTAATCCACTTTCCGAAGATCCGAATAGCCTGATCGCCGGTATGCCAGTGATAGAAGTTTGGAAAGCCGCCACCGTGATTGTATTCAAGCGCAGTATGGCGACCGGCTATGCTGGTATAGATAATCCGCTATTCTTTAACGAGAACACCCGCATGCAATTTGGCGATGCTGAAGCCAGCGTGCGCTCTATATTGCAAAATCTATAAACTACCATGCGTCAGTAGAGCTGAAGGCATAGATCATATGCTCAATTATTTAGTTTTAGAAGAGAATATTGACCTCCCTATTGTTGTGCCGTTGTGCCATCTTGTGCGATCAGTACAAGTATTTACACACAGTATTCAATCCGCTCCCACAACGAATAATATCAATTTCTTCATGTTAATTTCTAGTGGCTCTCAGCAAATATAGCTAGACTTGCTTTGATCTGATGCGATGGATACACGATTACACGCGCCCAAGCAGTCATCTGTTTAATTGTTGGAAATACTAGAGAGTATCGTTTCTCTCAAATTAATCCACCAAAGGGTATTACGGTGACCGAATCACCTGCCGATACTTTTGATGTATCCTCTGACAATACGATGAAGCAGTCGGCTTTACTCACCGAACTCAATATGCCCGAACCTTGTGAGCCAGTAGATGAGACTTGCAGGTCGCCGTCATCAGACATGACTAATTTGCCGCGTTGAAATTCGGTACGACCAGGACGTTTGTGTAGGTCATTCAGTACGGTTGCTTTGATCTTGAGTATAGTTTGGGTATTATCTCCGCTCATTTTTTTCAATGCTGGTTGTACGAATATATAGAAAGTCGTCATCACCGAAACCGGATTGCCGGGCAGACCAAAATAGAGTTTCTGACCTATCTTGCCGAAGGCCAGTGGGCGCCCTGGTTTCATCGCGATCTTCCAAAAGCTGATGTCGCCTATCGCTTCAAATACTGCTTTAGAATAATCAGCTTCTCCGACTGAGACACCGCCGCTGGTTATAATCACATCGTGTTCTAATGCGGCGGCTTCAAAGGCGGCTTTGAGTGCTTCAGGCTGATCTCCAACGATGCCTAAATCGGTTACTTGTACATTGATTCGCTTGAGCATAGCGTATAAGGTATAGCGGTTGCTGTCGTATATCTCACCTTTAGCCAACGGATTTCCTACTGCGCGTAATTCATCGCCAGTTGAGAAGAAGCAGACTTTTAACCGACGGTATACTCTGAGTTGAGCCATACCTAAAGAGGCTGCCAAGCCAATATCTGCCGCGGTCAATTTCCTGCCGCGTTGCAAAACCATATCGCCAATTGCAATATCTTCGCCTGCGTATCGCACATTCTGGGCTTGGCGGTGCTGATTGTTGGCAATGGTTATGGTATTGCCGTCTTGTATCACATGTTCTTGCATAACTACGGTGTCGGCACCTTCGGGCATCACTGCGCCAGTCATAATACGTATACATTCACGGTAGCGAATCGATTTCTCAGTAGGATGGCCGGCGAGGGCTGTATCTGTCATTGTGAATCTAGTGTCGGTATCGGTTGCTAAATCGGCGTATCGTATCGCATAACCATCCATCGCCGAGTTGTTATGTCCTGGTACATTAATAGACGATACCAAATCCTCGGCAAGAATTCTGTTTAAGGCATCTTTTAACGCAAGCTGTTCTACGCCTTTGACTGCGTTGGCATTGGCATTGATAGTACGCAGTGCAGCAGCGACGCTCAAGCTTTGCGGGTCATAGTCATCGGCACAGCTGGGTGCAGTTTTAATAGTCATTGTTTTCTTAACATAACATAAGCGGCACCGTCGCCGCCGTCGCCGGGTTTAGCAAACTCGTAAGCAAGCACCTCCGGGTAATTGATGAGATAAGCGCATACAATTTTTTTAAGCACTGGTTTTTCTGATGAAGATAAACCTTTGCCGAAGATTACTAAAAAATACGATATTCCGTCGTTTTGGCATTGCGCAATATAGTCAGTCAGAGCTTCAGCAGCTTCTATTCTGGTATGATGGTGCAAGTCTATACTGTGTGCCTTTATAGTGCTGTAATTTTTCTTAAAGCGACGAAGGCTTGCGCGATTGACGCCATCTTTTTGATACGCCTTCGGAATAGCATCTATATCAAAAGGAATATTTTCTATATAATGAGCATCATAAATCGGTTGCGGGTTCTGTTTAGACACCGTGCCAGTTGACGAGTTGCGTCTCGGCTTGGTTTTTGATTTTTCAAATAATTCGCTGAAATTTAATTCTTTATCGGACATAATAATATTCAAAATTTTACTATAGCGTATTATATGCATATTTTACTTAGTAACGATGATGGCTACCTAAGCCGTGGCACTAAATTACTCTTTGAAGCACTATCGGAATTTGTGCAAGTGACGGCGGTGACACCGACACGCAATCGTTCGGCTGCTAGCAATTCGTTAACTTTGGATCGTCCGTTGCGGACTTACACGATAGATAAGAATTTCTATGCAGTTGATGGTACACCTACTGATTGCGTACATCTCGCGCTCACCGGATTGCTCAAGGACACCACTTTGGATATGGTTGTCTCAGGCATCAATCACGGCCCCAATTTAGGCGACGATGTATTGTACTCTGGCACTGTTGCCGCAGCAATGGAAGGGCGTTTTCTTGGCTTTCCTGCAATTGCGGTCTCGCTTACCAATAGACAACCGACACAAATAAACGGTGCAGTGCGTATTGCCTGTAATTTGATTAAGAGGCTACTGAGCAGTCCGATTTCAGCCGATATTCTCAATATCAACATCCCTGATCTACCTTATGAACAGATCGTTGGTACCGAGATCACTCGTTTAGGTGCACGCCATAAGTCTGATCCAGTGATAGAAACCACCGATCCTCAAGGCAATCCGATTTACTGGGTCGGTGCTTCAGGTAGCGAACAAGATGCCGGTCCGGGCACTGACTTTTATGCAATTAATCATAACCGAGTTTCAATTACACCTTTGGATATTGATTTAACAAATCATAAGCTACTTGCCGAGTTGCGTGAAATATGGAATACCGTATAAGATGAAAGCACAATCGGCTATGCCCAATACGCACATCGCATTCGATTACGCTAGGAAAGAACTCATCCGTTTACTTCGTAACAAAGGTATTCGCGACGAGCGAGTATTGCAAGCCATGCACGATGTGCCGCGTCATCTTTTTACCGATGCTGAATACACCCACTTGGCATACCAAGATCAATCACTGCCTATAGGACACGAACAAACGATCTCGCAGCCTTATGTCGTCGCTTATATGACACAGACATTGATAGAAAAGGATATTGATGTGGTGTTGGAGGTAGGCACTGGTTCGGGTTATCAAACGGCAATTTTGGCACAACTTATTCCGCGAGTTTTCACGGTTGAGCGTATTCCCGACTTATCGCGCAAAGCGCGTGCTTTATTGAAAAAATTAGGCTATAAAAATATTCATTTTAGAATCAGCGACGGCAGTTTGGGATGGAAACAGTTTGCACCCTATCAAGCGATTATCGTAACTGCTGCAGCCGACACTGTTCCCGAAAAACTGTACCAGCAACTGGCAACCAAAGGTCGTATGATTATCCCTCTAGGGCGTCAGAACGAAGTACAGCAACTTACTTTGTTGACATCGACGATACGCGGATCTAATCAGCAATCGTTGTGTAAAGTGCAGTTCGTACCTTTAATTGAAAAGCGCGACTAGCTAATGATTTTCCGAGGATTATATAAAAAAACAACGGCTTGGGCGAAGCGTCCGCAGGCACTCAAATACTTATACGGTTTGAGCGTTGCAGAGTCGGTATTTTTCCCGGTGCCGCCGGAAGCTTTAATGATACCTATCTGTTCTATGCAAACCCAACGCGCATTGTATATTGCATTCTGGGTTACAGTCTGTTCGGTTATCGGTGGTTTAATAGGCTATGGAATAGGCTATTTTTTATTCAATCAAATAGAACCTCTCATCAAGTTATCTGATTATTATCCGGCTTATTTGCAATCGGTAGAATTATTTAACGAGTGGGGTGCATGGATTATTTTGATTGCAGCTTTCAGTCCGATTCCATATAAATTATTTACCATCAGTGCCGGTGTATTGGCGCAGAGCTTACCCATTTTTATTTTCGCGTCCTTAGTTGGCAGAGGTGGACGGTTTTTTTTAATCGCACTGCTATTGCGCTATGCAAGCCCTCGTTTATTGCCTTACATGGAAGATCGTATTGAAATTTTCGGTTGGGCAACCGTAGCGGTTTTAGTATTGGTTATCTATATCTCGTATGTAATATGAGCGTTTTGTCTAAACTATTAACGATATTATTGATGGCTGTCTTATTGTCGGCGTGTGCTACGCAGCAGGAATACTGGATAGATGAAGTAAAAGTTCGTTTATTTGCCGAGTCTTATACGGTAAAAAAAGATGATACACTTTATAGCATCGCCTGGTTATACGAATTAGATTATCGTAACTTAGCACAGTGGAACAATATCAAAGCACCGAATTATTTGATTTATCCCGGTCAAAAATTGCGCTTGAAAGCACCAGAATCAGCTACGCTGCCGGTGAAAATCGCACCTCGCAAAGCAGTCAAGCCATCCGGCTGGCAATGGCCATTAGATAATCCTGAAGTCAAACAATTACCGAGTTCTAATGCGGTTTTTATGAAAGGCACACCATCTGAAGCTGTGCACGCAGTAGCCAACGGTACTGTAGTCTACA encodes:
- a CDS encoding protein-L-isoaspartate(D-aspartate) O-methyltransferase → MKAQSAMPNTHIAFDYARKELIRLLRNKGIRDERVLQAMHDVPRHLFTDAEYTHLAYQDQSLPIGHEQTISQPYVVAYMTQTLIEKDIDVVLEVGTGSGYQTAILAQLIPRVFTVERIPDLSRKARALLKKLGYKNIHFRISDGSLGWKQFAPYQAIIVTAAADTVPEKLYQQLATKGRMIIPLGRQNEVQQLTLLTSTIRGSNQQSLCKVQFVPLIEKRD
- a CDS encoding Smr/MutS family protein, whose protein sequence is MSDKELNFSELFEKSKTKPRRNSSTGTVSKQNPQPIYDAHYIENIPFDIDAIPKAYQKDGVNRASLRRFKKNYSTIKAHSIDLHHHTRIEAAEALTDYIAQCQNDGISYFLVIFGKGLSSSEKPVLKKIVCAYLINYPEVLAYEFAKPGDGGDGAAYVMLRKQ
- the surE gene encoding 5'/3'-nucleotidase SurE, whose amino-acid sequence is MHILLSNDDGYLSRGTKLLFEALSEFVQVTAVTPTRNRSAASNSLTLDRPLRTYTIDKNFYAVDGTPTDCVHLALTGLLKDTTLDMVVSGINHGPNLGDDVLYSGTVAAAMEGRFLGFPAIAVSLTNRQPTQINGAVRIACNLIKRLLSSPISADILNINIPDLPYEQIVGTEITRLGARHKSDPVIETTDPQGNPIYWVGASGSEQDAGPGTDFYAINHNRVSITPLDIDLTNHKLLAELREIWNTV
- a CDS encoding DedA family protein, translated to MIFRGLYKKTTAWAKRPQALKYLYGLSVAESVFFPVPPEALMIPICSMQTQRALYIAFWVTVCSVIGGLIGYGIGYFLFNQIEPLIKLSDYYPAYLQSVELFNEWGAWIILIAAFSPIPYKLFTISAGVLAQSLPIFIFASLVGRGGRFFLIALLLRYASPRLLPYMEDRIEIFGWATVAVLVLVIYISYVI
- a CDS encoding peptidoglycan DD-metalloendopeptidase family protein, producing MSKLLTILLMAVLLSACATQQEYWIDEVKVRLFAESYTVKKDDTLYSIAWLYELDYRNLAQWNNIKAPNYLIYPGQKLRLKAPESATLPVKIAPRKAVKPSGWQWPLDNPEVKQLPSSNAVFMKGTPSEAVHAVANGTVVYSGFNLKHYRGLIIIKHENDVFSVYGHNKEVFVAEKEQVESGQEIARLSDQQDDAKLYFELRQANKLLKLANYLPNIKVSISDVH
- a CDS encoding Re/Si-specific NAD(P)(+) transhydrogenase subunit alpha, which codes for MKIAILKEIQDGESRVAASPDSINHFIKLGYEVVVEKGAGVAADFSDAAYREAGAEISDDSKSLWQHSDIILKVKGPTQQEAELLTEHSILICFIWPAQNKELVDKLKHKGSTVLAMDQVPRITRAQKLDALSSMANIAGYRAVVEASNHFTRFFGGQSTAAGRAAPAKVLVIGAGVAGLAAIGAARSMGAIVRAFDTRPEVAQQIESMGAEFLTIDMEELGSGSGGYAKQMSDAFLEAERALFLEQAKEVDIIISTALIPGKPAPRLISVDAVKALKAGSVVVDLAAEQGGNCELTEMDKAVVKQGVTIIGYSNLPSRMASQSSRFYAANLQHLLTDMTPEKDGNLAINLDDQVVRGMIITHKKEVLWPPPASAQPPPKPQVKQAEAVVEQTVAEPPRKRLFKTLLFSAIGLGSLLALGQVAPASFMTHFTVFVLACFVGWQVIWNVTPALHTPLMSVTNAISGIIIIGALVQTVSSTSVVLWLAIIAVLVAMINVAGGFLVTYRMLNMFRKS
- the pntB gene encoding Re/Si-specific NAD(P)(+) transhydrogenase subunit beta; this translates as MSQGLITMSYVIAGVFFILSLGGLSHQETARRGNLFGIAGMIIALAMTLAALQIIRVEYLLPAMLIGAAIGAFAASRVEMVQMPQLVALLHSFVGVAAVLVGFANHLDPNIQYTGVEHTIHAVEIYLGIFIGAITFTGSVVAFGKLQGVFSSKPLMLPARHLINLLIVIVTVILGYLFLTASADTAWFSLLIMTALALLLGVFLVAAIGGADMPIVVSMLNSYSGWAAAVTGFMLNNDLLIITGALVGSSGAILSYIMCRAMNRSFISVILGGFGTDAGSGADVEGDIKEIHADETARILKEASSVVIVPGYGMAVARAQNAISELVKLLREQKINVRFAIHPVAGRLPGHMNILLAEADVPYDIVMEMDEINPDLPDTDVVMVVGANDIVNPLSEDPNSLIAGMPVIEVWKAATVIVFKRSMATGYAGIDNPLFFNENTRMQFGDAEASVRSILQNL
- a CDS encoding molybdopterin molybdotransferase MoeA, producing MTIKTAPSCADDYDPQSLSVAAALRTINANANAVKGVEQLALKDALNRILAEDLVSSINVPGHNNSAMDGYAIRYADLATDTDTRFTMTDTALAGHPTEKSIRYRECIRIMTGAVMPEGADTVVMQEHVIQDGNTITIANNQHRQAQNVRYAGEDIAIGDMVLQRGRKLTAADIGLAASLGMAQLRVYRRLKVCFFSTGDELRAVGNPLAKGEIYDSNRYTLYAMLKRINVQVTDLGIVGDQPEALKAAFEAAALEHDVIITSGGVSVGEADYSKAVFEAIGDISFWKIAMKPGRPLAFGKIGQKLYFGLPGNPVSVMTTFYIFVQPALKKMSGDNTQTILKIKATVLNDLHKRPGRTEFQRGKLVMSDDGDLQVSSTGSQGSGILSSVSKADCFIVLSEDTSKVSAGDSVTVIPFGGLI
- a CDS encoding glycosyltransferase family 25 protein — its product is MSYPPIYIISLKRTPERRLSISRQLDAFNLQHQFIDGIDKFDLHSQAYREAIADQLDIDEQQLDYFFKKYHKSDLGLVACSLSHIKAYDLMIKNNISRVCVLEDDARLLPTFPQILAESQVFLRDIIMFGHLSGVINAIFKEYTRGFRSKAGKRSIRNIFSIYACSISNYACNISKLIRYKKYYPQLPLYMVYSIFLAIVRGAFLRFLKSKKARTNSRMSIVKIGGIPSLDKSPRYRFSSKHSLINPWPAMGNGTSGMGYMLTRSAAIKWKQATMDLRVAFDIVHGVLYCRGDLDLLIVHPPCIMALPAYTHYRVHTN